A DNA window from Gillisia sp. Hel1_33_143 contains the following coding sequences:
- the dtd gene encoding D-aminoacyl-tRNA deacylase: protein MKVILQRVTQASVSIENKVKASIDQGLLILLGIENEDTSEDISWLCKKILNMRIFNDENEVMNLSLDDIQGEILLISQFTLHASTKKGNRPSYIKAAKPDVAIPLYKKFIQEMQSLLGKEISTGTFGADMKVSLLNDGPVTIIIDSKNRE, encoded by the coding sequence ATGAAGGTAATCTTACAAAGAGTTACTCAAGCTTCGGTTTCTATTGAAAACAAAGTAAAAGCTAGTATAGATCAAGGACTTTTAATTCTGCTAGGAATTGAAAATGAAGATACTTCAGAAGATATTAGCTGGTTATGTAAAAAGATCTTAAACATGCGCATCTTTAATGATGAAAATGAAGTAATGAATTTATCTTTAGATGACATACAGGGAGAAATTCTGCTTATAAGTCAGTTTACCTTGCATGCCAGCACCAAAAAAGGGAATAGACCAAGTTATATAAAGGCTGCTAAGCCAGACGTTGCAATTCCGCTTTACAAGAAGTTTATTCAGGAAATGCAATCACTGCTAGGAAAAGAGATAAGTACAGGAACTTTTGGTGCAGATATGAAAGTTTCATTGTTAAATGATGGTCCGGTTACCATCATCATAGATTCAAAGAATAGAGAATAA